The Apostichopus japonicus isolate 1M-3 chromosome 20, ASM3797524v1, whole genome shotgun sequence nucleotide sequence ctggccgaagtcagtctcttagattcatatttaaagtccatgaatatgaattgtcaattgtcaacaactctgtaactggacgacatacattaatcttggagtgactcgaactggggaccttatgattggaaggcactggcgtcaaccactgagctaacactccttgtgATCAATGTGATTGGTACACTGACAGTATCAGGCACATTACAGGAGCGGAATGGAGTAATGCGTGTAATTGGGGAGGGGTTTTGTTTGTGAACATTAAAGCACATGCCGTGCATTGTCGGTTCACATGCATCATATACAGCTCATGCagagaaaaatattatatagCATACTTAGTAATAAGGAACAATACAGCCTCTTGCTTATGAGCCTGATGACTAAGACCGAGGGGTTGCGCAATGTCATGGAACATACATTGTTCCAATGCATTATCAAATAAGTAGCTCaatttaatttcatgttttgaagaCTTTAATGTATCAAATGTTCCTTAATTTTACTCTGATATCCAAAGGTTATCCAACGGAGACTTGAAGGTACAATCGATTTCAACAGAAACTGGCAATCTTACAAAGATGGATTTGGGTTTCTTAATTCTGAGTTTTGGATTGGAAATGAGAAGTTAGCTTACCTGACCAACCAGGATAAATACGAGCTTCGAATCGACATCACCAGTTCTACGGGCACCCAGATATACATTCAGTATGATAACTTCCGTATCACTGAAGAAAAGGGCGGGTACGGTATTGTGACACTTGGCTCCTACTCCGGAAACAACACTGACAGTAGGTTAACATTATTTATTACGTAATAATCCAGTGAAGCAAATAATTGGAAAGCCAGAATGATGGTCAGAAAACTTCCAAAAGGAATTTGTTTAGATATGTAATCAACTATGCTCTAAACTGTTATATATGCATAAGAAGTTTTCAAGACACTTGTGTTTGAGATAGAAATGCAAACTTGATAGTCTTAATGACAACTATATTCACTCGTTTTTTCCATCAACATATCACCATCAACATTTCTTCGTTCTTGTGTAGGATACAGTTACATGAAAAATCTCAAGGGTACGAAATTTTCCACCCCCGACCAAGACAATGATGGAGTCGGTTCTCACTGTGCTCAGGCAGCCCGCGGTGGCTGGTGGTTTGACCAGTGTAATGTGGATATCTACCTGAATGGAATATATGACCAAAGTGCAACAACCCGTCAAGAAATCAGCATTCGTAACCGGAAGTCCAAGAGACGTGACGGCAAACTTCGTTTTACGGAAATGAAAATCAGACCGGCAATGTAAGACCAAAATACAAACTGCAATTGTAAAGACCAAAATGCAGACTGTATTTTTTCCGATCAAACTGTCTCAATCCAGACTCTTATGAATCTGTTTTATTCTATCTTttcctcctttttcttttggCTGTGTGAGATTAGGGTGCGAAGGGGGAcgggaagaggggtgggggagggttaaAAAACGgctttgattttattttgttttcttattacACAGAGACAAAAATGAGAAAGGCATGCCGAAactgtacaaaacaaaatgcaaaagttCATTAAATTTAAACGCTGTGTGATATTAGACACACGAGTAATGGCCAAAGTAAAAAATGGAATAAACAACTTGGTATTCCATGAATACATTAccgagctatatatatataaatattcagcGTCAATCTGACTATAGATATTATTTGACCTAATCTGAGAGAGTAGGCCCAAGTCGGTTGTAAGAACAAATCCGATGCACTCTTTTCTGGTGTAGTTTGCTGCTATGGTTACTATAGAAATAttaatgttgcaaaatatatgtGATCATAAATACAGCATACACATGTAAGAAATGTATAGCCTATCATAGCAATATTAAAGAAGTAAACGGCGATATCCTTGCCTTtgaaggggtgtggggggggggagggtgagggtgagTAGATAACGTATGGGAAGGCAGAGTGGTGGTCAAATTGCATGGAGCAGGGAGAGGTTTACATACATAGCTATAATTGGTCACAATTCAACAAACAAACTGTTCGTTCAGAAATGTGTCACAGAAACTGATAATTTAGCACAACTTAAAGGATTCCGTATGACCGGTGGGGAAGAAAGGGGTTGTGGGTTAGGGGTTGGAGGTTGGCGGTCATTGGTGTGGAGGGAGACTCGAGTTATTTCTTTTTACGGAAATGAAAATCACCCCGGCAATGTAAGACCAAAACACAAACTGCAATTGTAAGACCAAAATGCAGACTGTATGTTTCCGATCAAACTGTCTCAATCCAGACATTTATGAATCTGTTTTAGTCTAACTTTTCCTCCTGTTTCTTTTGGCTGTGTGAAGAGAGGGTGCGGAGGGGGACGGGAGGAACGGTGGGGGAGGGTTAAAAAACGgctttgatttttattttgtttatttattacaCAGAGGCAAAAATGAGGAAGGCATGCCGAAactgtacaaaacaaaatgcacAAGTTCATTAAATTTAAACGCTGTATGATATTAAACACACGAGTAGATAGTAGATAAGTAGATAACGTATGGGGAGGCGGAGTGGTGGTCAAAGAAAACAGCGATATCCTTGCctttggaggggtgggggggggtatgagGGTGAGTAGATAACGTATGGGGAGGCGGAGTGGTGGTCAAAGAAAACAGCGATATCCTTGCCTTTgaaggggtgtggggtggggtgggggtgggggtcgaGGGTAAGTAGATAACGTATGGGAAGGCGGAGTGGTGGTCAAAGAAAACGGCGATATCCTTGCCTTTgaaggggtgtggggtggggtgggggtgggggtcgaGGGTAAGTAGATAACGTATGGGAAGGTGGGGTGGTGGTCAAAGTGCATGGACAGGGAAAGGttcacatatatatctatatttggGCACAATTCAACAAACAAACTGTTAGTTCAGAACTCTGTCACAGAAACTGATAATTTAGCACAACTTAAAGGATTCCGTATGACCGGTGGGGAAGAAAGGGGTTGTGGGTGAGGGATTGGGGGTTGGAGGTTGGCGATCATTGGTGTGGAGGGAGTCTCGAGTTTTAGTTTAGTAAAGTTAAAGCTGCATAGTTCGTATTTAAATACAAAGAACATGAGGAGAAAAACAGTgcatgaaaatttgttttttaagatgTTTATGTTACTAATGTTTTAccattacaataaaaaaataaacagcaaTCCAAAAAATAATCCCTAACTGTCCCTGTCTAGTGTTGTTATTGTATATGAAATGACTCATCTTATTTATTCAACCAATATCTTAGTCTTGTACTGTAAGATGATGGCCTGTCCAATGAgaagaagggggtgggggtaaagGACAAAAACGGCGTTATGAACTCCTCAGCTCCCTTTTAAAGCGAGCCATGACAAGGCTTTAGTATTAGCATCCCTTCGATCTACCGTCCTCCTTTTGCCCCCTCCCTTACTTCTCCCTCGATCTTTCAGCCTcctccctgcccctcccctacTCCTCCCTTCGATCTTTCAGCCTGCTTCCTGCCCCAGTTCTACTCCTCCCTTCGATCTTTCGTCTTCCTTCCTGCCCGAGTTCTACTCCTCCCTTCGATCTTTCGTCTTCCTTCCTGCCACAGTTCTACTCGTCCATTCAGTCTTTCGGACTCCTTaattcctccccctcccctactccTACCTTCGATCTTTCGGCCTCCTTCCTGCCCCTCCCCTACTCGTCCATTCAGTCTTTCGGCCTACTtcctgccccctcccctactCCTCCCTTCGATCTTCCGTCTTCCTTCCTGCCCCTACTCCTCCCTTCGATATTCCGTCCTCATTCCTGCCCCTACCCTACTCCTCCCTTTCGATCTTTCGTCCTCATTGCTGCCCCTCCCCTACTCCTCCCTTCGATCTTCCGTCCTCCTTCCTGCCCCTCCCCTACTCCTCCCTTCAGGTCAGAGTATAGCATGTTGGTCAAtacttcaaatttcaaattcagCAATGGAACGCCATTTCCTCCTATAAGCAGCTATGAACATAAaacatattcataaatgttttataCACTACTGAA carries:
- the LOC139962190 gene encoding fibrinogen-like protein A, giving the protein MEYQLQICKTLIGFGLIFVAVLKMGAQGQDVIGSTGGGSLGNSLDDYPRDCKEIVSSCAGPQISGDVFLIKPEGYKEPFEVYCNNEIDGGGWTVIQRRLEGTIDFNRNWQSYKDGFGFLNSEFWIGNEKLAYLTNQDKYELRIDITSSTGTQIYIQYDNFRITEEKGGYGIVTLGSYSGNNTDRYSYMKNLKGTKFSTPDQDNDGVGSHCAQAARGGWWFDQCNVDIYLNGIYDQSATTRQEISIRNRKSKRRDGKLRFTEMKIRPAM